Proteins from one Parasteatoda tepidariorum isolate YZ-2023 chromosome 4, CAS_Ptep_4.0, whole genome shotgun sequence genomic window:
- the LOC107456764 gene encoding rRNA 2'-O-methyltransferase fibrillarin yields the protein MGAPGFSPRGDRGGRGRGAGGFRGGQRGNFRGGRGGDRGGFRGGSGRGGGFRGGRGGGDRGGRGGFRGGRGGRGRGGTPGRGGKKTVVEPHRHDGVFISRGATDTLLTLNLVPGDTVYNEKRISVEENNEKIEYRAWNPFRSKLAAAIMGGIGDIHMKRGSRVLYLGAASGTTVSHVSDLVGPEGLVYAVEFSQRSGRDLLSVAQKRSNIVPIIEDARLPLRYRMLVGMVDVIFSDVAQPDQARILALNAHQYLKDEGHYIISIKANCIDSTASPEAVVASEIEKLRSERLKPLESLTLEPYERDHTVIVGIFRPRAKNDQKMEAE from the exons atggGTGCTCCAGGCTTTTCACCTCGAGGTGATAGAGGGGGACGTGGAAGAGGTGCTGGAGGTTTTAGAGGTGGACAAAGAGGAAATTTTCGTGGAGGCCGTGGCGGTGATCGAGGTGGATTTCGTGGAGGTTCAGGACGAG gtGGTGGTTTCAGAGGAGGTAGAGGTGGTGGTGATAGAGGCGGACGAGGAGGATTCCGCGGTGGTAGAGGTGGGCGAGGTAGAGGAGGCACACCAGGTAGAGGAGGCAAGAAGACTGTTGTTGAGCCCCATAGGCACGACGGTGTGTTCATCTCAAGAGGAGCTACAGATACCTTGCTTACTCTTAATTTAGTTCCAGGCGATActgtttataatgaaaaaagaatatctgtagaagaaaataatgaaaaaattgaatacagAGCATGGAATCCATTCCGTTCTAAATTAGCTGCTGCAATTATGGGTGGCATTGGAGACATTCACATGAAAAGGGGATCCAGGGTTCTGTATTTAGGAGCTGCCTCTGGTACAACAGTGTCTCACGTATCTGATTTAGTAGGGCCTGAAGGATTGGTTTATGCCGTGGAGTTTTCACAGCGTTCCGGACGAGATCTTTTAAGTGTTGCCCAAAAAAGATCGAATATTGTTCCAATCATCGAGGATGCTCGTCTTCCCTTGCGCTACCGTATGCTCGTTGGAATGGTTGATGTTATCTTCTCTGATGTGGCTCAACCTGATCAGGCTAGAATTCTAGCATTGAATGCccatcaatatttaaaagatgaagggcattatattatttccattaaaGCGAACTGTATTGATTCTACAGCTAGCCCAGAAGCTGTTGTTGCTAGTGAAATTGAAAAGCTACGTTCTGAGAGGTTGAAGCCTCTTGAATCATTAACTTTGGAACCTTATGAAAGAGATCATACTGTTATTGTTGGCATTTTTAGACCAAGAGCTAAGAATGATCAGAAGATGGAAGcagaatga